The following are from one region of the Parcubacteria group bacterium genome:
- a CDS encoding DUF5309 family protein: MPPINGVRGTDNLGVTRKYDVADVISLLDVARYPLLAILTNAGKDPVTKQGDALKKKETTDPEFKWFEDKFGAREDIVAANQSGATSLVVTNGLYFSIGDVLLCVKSTQSTGNPTGEVMIVTDVNTNTLTLQRQVGDGSLGGGLLQLNDVVWIIGNANEEGANIREIKATAIAEAINYCQIFRTTIGITETAKNTTGWTKESDFDYQTRKKGIEHLVDVERAFLFGKKELIMSGVHPKRFTGGIFQRINQVASNVATRDDFNGFLRTLFAHGNTEKYLLSSGYVLDKLSSFAHDKLQVLQGEKTFGLSIVKYVSPHGTLNILKHDLLTGDLYGKSAVGLDMEALTYRYLSNRDTKLLTNRQAPGEDSNVNEYLTECGLQMEQPERHAVVKFS, encoded by the coding sequence ATGCCTCCAATAAATGGGGTAAGAGGAACGGATAATTTGGGCGTAACCAGAAAATATGACGTAGCCGATGTTATTTCACTTCTGGACGTCGCCCGTTATCCGCTTCTAGCTATCTTGACTAACGCTGGAAAAGATCCAGTCACTAAACAAGGAGATGCGCTTAAGAAAAAAGAGACAACTGATCCCGAATTCAAATGGTTCGAAGACAAATTTGGTGCGAGAGAAGATATTGTTGCCGCTAACCAGAGCGGGGCAACTTCGCTGGTTGTGACTAACGGATTGTATTTTAGTATCGGGGATGTTCTGCTTTGCGTGAAGTCGACTCAGAGCACAGGCAATCCGACAGGAGAAGTTATGATTGTTACGGACGTGAATACCAACACTTTGACGCTTCAGCGTCAGGTGGGTGATGGATCATTGGGCGGCGGTCTGCTTCAGTTAAACGACGTCGTTTGGATCATCGGAAATGCTAACGAAGAAGGAGCTAATATTCGTGAGATAAAAGCCACGGCTATCGCAGAAGCTATCAATTATTGCCAGATCTTCCGAACGACTATTGGTATTACCGAAACCGCAAAAAATACAACAGGATGGACGAAAGAAAGCGATTTTGATTATCAGACCAGAAAAAAAGGCATCGAACATTTGGTCGATGTCGAGAGAGCGTTTCTGTTTGGAAAAAAAGAATTGATTATGAGTGGCGTTCATCCGAAGAGATTTACTGGCGGAATTTTTCAGAGAATCAACCAGGTTGCATCAAATGTGGCGACGCGTGATGACTTCAACGGCTTTCTGCGAACCTTGTTCGCGCACGGGAACACTGAAAAATATTTGCTTTCTTCCGGGTATGTCTTAGATAAGCTCAGTAGCTTTGCGCATGACAAACTTCAGGTTTTGCAGGGTGAAAAAACTTTTGGATTGAGCATCGTAAAATATGTTTCTCCGCACGGTACGCTTAATATTTTGAAACATGATCTACTGACGGGAGATTTGTATGGCAAGAGCGCGGTGGGTCTGGATATGGAAGCTTTGACATATCGGTATCTTTCCAATCGCGATACGAAACTGCTTACCAACCGACAGGCACCAGGAGAAGATTCTAATGTCAACGAGTATTTGACGGAATGCGGTCTGCAGATGGAACAGCCGGAACGTCATGCTGTCGTCAAGTTTTCCTGA
- the thrS gene encoding threonine--tRNA ligase: protein MTTKKTSENLEVLRHSTSHVLAASVLEMFPEAKFAIGPAIENGFYYDFDLPRTLIPEDLEILEEKMRAIIKANYQFERAEISTSEARADFKKLAQDYKVELIDELEKAGNTNVSIYKSDSFVDLYSGPHLDSTGEIPADGFKLTKISGAYWRGDEKNKQLQRIYGVAFASKVELKDYLHMLEEAEKRDHRKIGKELDLFVFSDLVGPGLPLYTHKGATIRREIIKYSNELQIAIGYQEVHTPNINKAELFKVSGHYEKYKEDMLRVVSNYTDEEYFLKPMNCPQHTQIFASRMRSYKDLPIRISDFANLYRDEKPGELSGLTRLRCFCQDDGHSFCREDQIREEFVSVLGAIQKAMKTYGLEYKIRLSLWDPQKPEKYLGDPAVWENSQKLLEEILIENKIEYAVGIGEAAIYGPKMDLIAKDSLGREWQLSTIQLDFIMPKRFELEYIDSNGEKKTPVMVHRAITGSPERFLGVLIEHYAGAFPTWLSPVQVMIVPISEKFNDYAKSVETQFIASSVRTSIDDSNESLGKRIRLAEKQKIPYILVVGEKEMTDGTVAIRKRGEEKKQEILKVEEFSERIKKEIDEKL from the coding sequence ATGACAACTAAAAAAACAAGTGAAAATTTGGAAGTTCTGCGCCACTCAACTTCCCACGTCCTCGCGGCATCGGTTTTGGAAATGTTTCCTGAGGCGAAATTCGCCATTGGACCGGCCATTGAAAATGGCTTCTATTACGACTTTGACTTACCAAGAACTCTTATTCCAGAAGATTTGGAAATATTGGAAGAAAAGATGCGCGCCATCATCAAAGCAAACTACCAATTTGAACGAGCAGAGATTTCCACTTCCGAAGCAAGAGCAGATTTCAAAAAACTCGCGCAAGATTATAAAGTCGAATTGATTGATGAGTTAGAAAAAGCGGGAAACACCAACGTTTCTATCTACAAATCCGACTCATTCGTTGATCTGTATTCTGGACCACACCTAGATTCAACTGGAGAAATTCCCGCGGATGGTTTTAAATTAACAAAAATTTCCGGTGCCTATTGGCGAGGCGACGAAAAAAATAAACAATTGCAAAGAATTTATGGCGTGGCCTTTGCCAGCAAAGTGGAACTAAAAGATTATTTGCATATGCTTGAGGAGGCGGAGAAAAGAGATCATCGGAAAATTGGGAAAGAATTGGATCTATTTGTCTTTTCTGACTTAGTTGGACCTGGACTTCCTCTCTATACGCACAAAGGTGCGACTATTCGCCGAGAAATTATTAAATACTCAAATGAATTACAAATAGCCATTGGCTATCAAGAAGTTCATACTCCAAATATTAATAAGGCTGAATTATTTAAGGTTTCTGGCCACTACGAAAAATACAAGGAAGATATGTTGCGCGTAGTTTCAAATTATACAGATGAGGAATACTTTCTAAAGCCCATGAATTGTCCTCAACATACGCAAATCTTTGCTTCAAGAATGCGAAGCTACAAAGACTTGCCTATTAGGATTTCTGATTTTGCAAATCTTTACCGCGATGAAAAACCAGGCGAATTATCTGGCCTTACCCGCTTGCGTTGCTTCTGCCAAGATGACGGGCATTCTTTTTGTCGAGAAGATCAAATTAGAGAAGAATTTGTTTCCGTTCTTGGAGCTATCCAAAAAGCTATGAAAACATACGGGCTAGAATATAAAATACGCCTTTCTCTTTGGGATCCACAAAAGCCAGAAAAATATTTAGGAGATCCGGCAGTATGGGAAAATTCGCAAAAACTATTAGAAGAGATATTGATTGAAAATAAAATCGAATACGCAGTTGGAATTGGTGAAGCAGCAATTTATGGACCAAAAATGGACTTGATAGCGAAGGACTCGCTCGGCAGAGAATGGCAATTATCGACAATCCAACTTGATTTTATTATGCCAAAGCGTTTTGAGCTTGAATACATCGATTCTAATGGAGAGAAAAAAACTCCAGTTATGGTTCACCGCGCGATAACGGGATCGCCAGAAAGATTTTTAGGAGTTTTAATCGAACACTACGCCGGAGCATTTCCGACTTGGCTCTCCCCTGTTCAAGTAATGATTGTTCCGATTTCCGAAAAATTTAATGACTACGCCAAATCCGTAGAGACGCAATTCATTGCGTCTAGTGTTCGCACCTCAATTGATGATTCCAATGAATCCCTCGGCAAACGCATCCGACTAGCTGAAAAACAAAAAATCCCCTACATTTTGGTTGTAGGAGAAAAAGAAATGACTGACGGAACTGTTGCTATTCGAAAAAGAGGTGAAGAAAAAAAGCAGGAGATTTTGAAGGTGGAGGAGTTTTCGGAAAGGATTAAAAAGGAAATTGATGAGAAGTTATAA
- a CDS encoding peptidoglycan recognition family protein produces MNYIAKIKKTVAETVDDGREQDAVAWNGVGNAGNVISFGNVSGLLYSGAFRFRHIDIPRNSKIVLARLRIRPAVTDLADPDVKLIIKGIKETDTKPFTQTSRPSQRTKTVNSVPWHIVKKWEVHEWTQTPNLKLLIEEIVAQVGWKAGNSLALTIEDNGSATNQAETCYDLSKGKNYGAELEILYTTVMNVSIGTIAGTDRDGVETDKSSWQSSPTGNVITLGHDGISVNEGGFIFSALNIPRYANIVGAHLLLTEADQNNRFPNLLIKGFAEDNAPPFVANGSNRPSTRTKTKAQVEWTIGETVNGTFVGIHWSANSVYESPDIKEIVQEIVDREGWTTSSNLGLVLENYSSWGGQYKLPWDYAKNNGEFAVKLVVVWDTLRTFRWAKKDAPKYDKANYPEFIIVHHTATPRDSTRYFTIRNNHIGIGWGDIAYHHWIAGAMDGLGTHIPGRPENKIGAHADTEKMNYRSIGIAVCGNFHPTSGNEQPSSEQLATLQKLLDKIRKERGIPKERVLGHREVPDATDCPGDNLMEYIKRYRTTGQLIP; encoded by the coding sequence ATGAATTATATTGCCAAAATTAAAAAAACGGTAGCGGAAACTGTCGATGATGGGCGCGAACAGGATGCAGTGGCATGGAATGGTGTCGGCAATGCCGGAAACGTAATTTCTTTCGGGAATGTTAGCGGTTTATTATATTCCGGCGCATTTCGCTTCAGACACATTGACATTCCAAGAAATTCAAAAATAGTTTTGGCGCGGCTCAGAATCCGTCCGGCAGTTACTGATTTAGCGGATCCGGATGTGAAGCTGATTATAAAAGGAATAAAAGAAACTGACACCAAGCCGTTCACGCAAACTTCCCGGCCAAGCCAGCGGACAAAAACCGTAAACAGCGTGCCTTGGCACATCGTCAAAAAATGGGAAGTTCACGAATGGACGCAGACTCCGAACCTGAAACTTTTGATCGAAGAAATCGTGGCGCAGGTCGGATGGAAAGCGGGTAATTCTCTGGCGTTGACAATCGAAGACAACGGATCAGCAACGAATCAGGCTGAGACATGCTACGACCTCAGTAAAGGAAAAAATTACGGAGCGGAGTTGGAAATTTTATATACGACCGTGATGAATGTCAGTATTGGTACGATTGCCGGCACGGATCGTGACGGTGTGGAAACGGATAAGTCTTCATGGCAATCAAGTCCGACCGGAAACGTCATCACGCTTGGTCATGACGGCATATCGGTCAATGAGGGTGGATTTATATTCAGTGCGCTAAATATCCCCCGCTACGCGAACATCGTTGGAGCCCATCTTCTTCTTACTGAAGCGGATCAGAATAATCGCTTCCCCAATCTTCTTATAAAAGGTTTCGCGGAAGACAATGCACCGCCATTCGTCGCAAACGGATCAAATCGACCGTCTACGCGAACCAAAACAAAAGCGCAGGTTGAATGGACAATCGGCGAAACGGTCAACGGCACGTTTGTCGGAATCCACTGGTCGGCTAACAGTGTTTATGAATCGCCAGATATAAAGGAAATTGTTCAGGAAATCGTCGATCGTGAGGGCTGGACGACTTCCAGCAATCTTGGCCTGGTGCTGGAAAACTACTCGTCGTGGGGCGGGCAATATAAGTTACCTTGGGATTATGCCAAGAACAATGGAGAATTCGCAGTCAAACTGGTGGTTGTATGGGATACGCTTCGCACCTTTCGCTGGGCGAAAAAAGACGCGCCAAAATATGACAAGGCCAACTACCCGGAATTTATTATTGTGCATCACACGGCGACGCCACGTGATTCCACTAGATATTTCACTATCAGAAATAATCATATTGGCATCGGTTGGGGAGATATAGCTTATCATCATTGGATCGCGGGAGCGATGGACGGACTCGGGACGCACATTCCTGGTCGGCCGGAAAACAAGATCGGAGCGCACGCCGACACCGAAAAGATGAACTACCGCTCGATCGGCATCGCCGTGTGCGGAAATTTTCATCCGACAAGCGGAAATGAACAGCCGAGTTCTGAACAGCTGGCCACGCTTCAAAAACTGCTCGACAAAATAAGAAAAGAGCGTGGCATTCCGAAAGAACGGGTGCTCGGACACAGGGAGGTTCCGGACGCAACCGATTGTCCGGGTGACAATCTTATGGAGTATATAAAACGCTACCGGACCACCGGCCAACTTATTCCTTAA